In one Acidobacteriota bacterium genomic region, the following are encoded:
- a CDS encoding alpha/beta fold hydrolase: protein MVRTSGRLITSVLSVLCSVAIGHAADYPAPVEGTFVVRDFQFTSGETLPELRLHYRTIGEPRPDADGVVRNAVLVMHGTTGSSRNFLRDDFAGELFGPGQLLDASRYFIVMPDAIGHGGSSKPSDGLRGRFPKYGYRDMVTAQYRLVTEGLGIGRLRLVMGTSMGGMHTWVWGQTYPDFVDALMPLASLPTEIAGRNRVWRKLAMDAIVTDPDWQGGDYGAQPRGLRFAAGVMALMSSNPVLRQGEWPSREAADRGLDEYQASFLRTADANDVLYAIQASWDYEPRPGLGRITAPLVAVNFADDLINPPELGILEREVAKVPRGRAVTVPLGEATRGHSSHTIARLWLEELAALLEVSKR, encoded by the coding sequence ATGGTCCGCACGAGCGGTCGTCTGATCACGTCCGTGCTGAGCGTGCTGTGCTCGGTGGCCATTGGCCATGCCGCCGATTACCCGGCACCCGTCGAAGGCACCTTCGTGGTGCGCGACTTCCAGTTCACGAGCGGCGAGACGCTCCCCGAGCTCCGCCTGCACTACCGCACGATCGGCGAGCCCCGGCCGGACGCCGACGGCGTCGTGCGCAACGCCGTGCTCGTCATGCACGGGACGACCGGCAGCAGTCGCAACTTCCTGCGTGACGATTTCGCCGGCGAGTTGTTCGGGCCGGGCCAGTTGCTCGACGCGTCGCGGTACTTCATCGTGATGCCGGACGCCATCGGCCACGGCGGGTCGAGCAAGCCGAGCGACGGTCTGCGAGGGCGCTTCCCGAAGTACGGCTACCGCGACATGGTCACGGCGCAGTACCGGCTGGTCACCGAGGGATTGGGCATCGGACGGCTGCGCCTCGTCATGGGCACGTCGATGGGGGGCATGCACACCTGGGTCTGGGGACAGACGTACCCCGACTTCGTCGATGCGCTGATGCCGCTCGCCAGTCTGCCCACCGAGATCGCCGGGCGCAACCGGGTCTGGAGGAAGCTGGCCATGGACGCCATCGTCACCGACCCGGACTGGCAGGGAGGCGACTACGGCGCCCAGCCGCGCGGCCTGCGCTTCGCCGCCGGGGTCATGGCCCTGATGAGCAGCAACCCGGTCCTTCGCCAGGGCGAGTGGCCGAGCCGCGAGGCCGCCGACCGCGGCCTCGACGAGTACCAGGCGAGCTTTCTCCGCACGGCCGACGCCAACGACGTGTTGTACGCCATCCAGGCGTCATGGGACTACGAGCCCCGTCCGGGGCTCGGTCGCATTACGGCGCCGCTTGTCGCCGTCAACTTCGCCGACGACCTCATCAATCCTCCCGAGCTCGGCATTCTCGAACGGGAGGTCGCCAAGGTGCCGCGCGGCCGCGCCGTGACCGTGCCGCTCGGCGAGGCGACACGCGGCCACAGCAGCCATACGATCGCCCGGCTCTGGCTCGAGGAACTGGCGGCCCTGCTCGAGGTGTCGAAGCGCTGA
- the pdxH gene encoding pyridoxamine 5'-phosphate oxidase, producing the protein MTRVDEVSVDPFVRFAETVSRARRGAPNDDLPMTLATVDASGRLSSRVVLLRQYDQHGFVFFTSYASRKARDLDQRASCALNFYWPWIDEQVRVEGQAVRTSAAESDAYFASRPRGHQVGAWASRQSAVLESRAALEFACQEVDARFAGQPVPRPPFWGGYRVVPDRIEFWRAGADRLHDRLAYTRRDEKTWVVERLYP; encoded by the coding sequence GTGACGCGCGTGGACGAGGTGTCGGTCGACCCGTTCGTCCGGTTCGCCGAGACGGTCTCGCGGGCGAGGCGTGGCGCGCCGAACGACGACCTGCCGATGACGCTCGCCACGGTGGATGCCTCCGGGCGGCTCTCTTCCCGCGTCGTGCTGCTCAGGCAGTACGACCAGCACGGCTTCGTCTTCTTCACCAGCTACGCGAGCCGGAAGGCTCGCGACCTCGACCAACGCGCCTCGTGCGCGCTGAACTTCTACTGGCCGTGGATCGACGAGCAGGTGCGGGTCGAGGGCCAGGCGGTGCGGACGTCGGCCGCGGAGTCCGACGCCTACTTCGCCTCGCGTCCGCGCGGGCATCAGGTCGGGGCCTGGGCCTCGCGCCAGAGCGCCGTGCTCGAGTCGCGTGCCGCGCTCGAGTTCGCCTGCCAGGAGGTCGACGCGCGCTTCGCCGGGCAGCCGGTGCCGCGCCCGCCGTTCTGGGGGGGATACCGCGTGGTGCCCGATCGCATCGAGTTCTGGCGCGCGGGCGCCGATCGTCTGCACGATCGACTCGCCTACACGCGCCGGGACGAGAAGACCTGGGTGGTCGAGCGACTCTACCCGTGA
- a CDS encoding DEAD/DEAH box helicase, giving the protein MRATPPPAEAADLLGPPVEVDLAPLAFDTLGFPADLMLGIADRGFRETTPVQSAVLPIIRAGHDLVACAETGTGKTAAFVLPILERLLAAQRAGEDVTSGRTRVLILTPTRELAVQIDDDIQGFAYHAAIPSIAVYGGVPMDMQTRALEAGVPIVVATPGRLMDHMRSGTVSFAGLDVLVLDEADRMLDMGFWPDVRRIVSEVPAERQTLLFSATMPHEIAQFALAIMREPKLVEAGQRNRAARTIRHAVEFVAGRDKADWLARFLRRADGPVLIFVRTKIGADRLTDRLRAKGLRAAALHADRSQKDRLSAVEGFKGGRIRALVATDIAARGLDIDGITWVVNYDVPHSYEAYVHRVGRTGRALATGTALTLVSPEETPLLRPIKELAGSPGLADLVTDDEFEEVGSSERVPAAHATE; this is encoded by the coding sequence TCCTCGGTCCGCCGGTCGAGGTGGATCTGGCCCCCCTGGCCTTCGACACGCTCGGTTTCCCGGCCGACCTCATGCTCGGGATCGCCGACCGCGGGTTTCGCGAGACCACGCCGGTGCAGAGCGCCGTCCTGCCGATCATTCGTGCCGGGCACGACCTCGTCGCGTGCGCCGAAACCGGCACGGGCAAGACGGCCGCCTTCGTGCTGCCGATCCTCGAGCGGTTGCTGGCGGCGCAGCGGGCGGGCGAGGACGTCACGTCCGGCCGCACGCGGGTGCTCATCCTGACGCCGACGCGCGAGCTGGCCGTCCAGATCGACGACGACATCCAGGGCTTCGCCTACCACGCGGCCATTCCCAGCATTGCCGTCTACGGCGGCGTGCCCATGGACATGCAGACGCGAGCGCTCGAAGCCGGCGTGCCGATTGTCGTGGCCACTCCCGGGCGGCTCATGGACCACATGCGTTCGGGCACGGTGTCGTTTGCCGGCCTCGACGTGCTCGTCCTCGACGAGGCGGATCGCATGCTCGACATGGGCTTCTGGCCCGACGTGCGGCGAATCGTGTCGGAGGTCCCGGCCGAGCGCCAGACGCTGCTGTTTTCGGCAACGATGCCGCACGAGATCGCGCAGTTCGCGCTGGCGATCATGCGCGAGCCGAAGCTGGTCGAAGCCGGGCAGCGCAACCGGGCGGCCCGCACCATCCGCCACGCCGTCGAGTTCGTCGCCGGGCGGGACAAGGCCGACTGGCTCGCGCGGTTCCTGCGCCGGGCCGACGGCCCGGTGCTCATCTTCGTACGGACGAAGATCGGGGCCGACCGGCTCACCGACCGGCTCCGCGCGAAGGGCCTCCGCGCGGCGGCCCTGCACGCCGACCGGTCGCAGAAGGACCGGCTCTCGGCGGTCGAGGGCTTCAAGGGCGGCCGCATTCGCGCGCTGGTGGCGACCGACATCGCCGCACGCGGCCTCGACATCGACGGCATCACCTGGGTCGTCAACTACGACGTGCCGCACTCGTACGAAGCCTACGTGCACCGCGTGGGCCGGACGGGCCGGGCGCTGGCCACCGGGACCGCGCTCACGCTGGTCTCCCCTGAGGAGACGCCGCTCCTGCGGCCCATCAAGGAGCTCGCGGGCTCGCCCGGCCTGGCCGATCTCGTGACCGACGACGAGTTCGAGGAGGTCGGCTCCAGCGAGAGGGTCCCGGCGGCCCACGCGACGGAGTGA